Proteins from a single region of Pithys albifrons albifrons isolate INPA30051 chromosome 12, PitAlb_v1, whole genome shotgun sequence:
- the GSE1 gene encoding genetic suppressor element 1 isoform X4 encodes MTPPELLAVAPPALLPKASSLSLETVATKPVAGEPRAAGAGESPGTGSAAPDIGQRTALDVEGADAGATSMSHEPKSPSLGMLSTATRTTATVSPLTPSPLNGSIVPNGSPAASSTLSVQAAPSSSFAAALRKLAKQAEEPRGSSLSSESSPVSSPATNHSSPASTPKRGPMGPIIVPPGGHSVPSTPPVVTIAPTKTVNGVWRSEGRQEAGSRGSSSSAGRERLISEPPLTQEKAGGPTVPSHLLGTPYSFGLPPSSVVQDSRFPPLNLQRPVHHVVPPSAVTEDYLRSFRPYHTAEDLRMSSLPPLGLDPATAAAYYHPSYLTHHPFPHPAFRMDESYCLSALRSPFYPLPAPGSLPPLHPSAMHLHLSGVRYPPELSHSSLSALQSERISSLAAERLQMDEELRQREREREREREKEREREADREREKEREREREREKELEREREKERERELERQRERAREKELSMVKAMEGPFLPVAELHGLRALPAEERGKPVEPLAPGRPDKLKDSVLPTPKPIQHPLHPPPGSHHPVPSLIPNHSVFPLPGSSAATALLIHRTNEEEKWLARQRRLRQEKEDRQSQVSEFRQQVLEQHLDMGRAPSQPEPEHRPEHPRSGSSRHEPSSREPGQHFGGPPPLISPKPQHHPVTTSLWNPVSLMENPPDPPRRLPEPHALHSHPAPFEPSRQGIPLVKVERVFCPEKLEEGARKRDALEKYPPGREPGAPEHGGFTHTPFLAELEKSTQSILSQQRPPAPPFPEATKPSSPYRPPQPRTQDPMYIYDEFVQQHRRLVSKLDLEERRRREAREKGYYYDLDDSCDDSDEEEVRAHLRCVAEQPPLKLDTSSEKLEFLQLFGLTTQQQKEELLSQKRRKRRRMLRERSPSPPTVQNKRRTPSPRLPLSTRYSPDEMNNSPNFEEKKRFLTIFNLTHISAEKRKDKEKLVEMLQAMKQKTTPAAVVVKSSPRDSPSAPTSEPPMPPLLLDPDKPVGIAVSVPEVPKTAEPSRLDQLRPQELPRAKESGTVPAEKPRLSDGHPGKKALSILSYVRGPLPKDIPVPLSHSMNGKSKPWEPFIAEEFAHQFHESVLQSTQKALQKHKGGTAALTAEQNHKLDASIHYNIPELQASTRLAGPPHNGTAEGPLPHRPLPPLPRDSASEEEDEEEEEEEEEEDYPRPKWQGIEAIFEAYQEHIEEQNLERQVLQTQCRRLEAQHYSLSLTAEQLSHSMAELRTQKQKMVSERERLQAELDHLRKCLALPAMQWSRGYFKGYPR; translated from the exons GCATGAGCCATGAGCCGAAGTCGCCGTCCCTAGGAATGCTCTCCACTGCCACCCGCACCACTGCCACCGTCAGCCCCCTCACCCCGTCCCCCCTCAATGGCTCCATCGTCCCCAAtggcagccctgcagccagcAGCACTTTGTCCGTCCAGGCAGCACCTTCCTCCAGCTTCGCCGCCGCTCTCCGCAAGCTCGCCAAGCAAGCCGAGGAGCCCCGAG gGTCCTCACTAAGCAGTGAGTCATCCCCcgtctcctctccagccaccAACCACAGCTCCCCTGCCAGCACCCCCAAACGTGGCCCcatgggccccatcattgtgCCCCCAGGGGGGCACAGCGTGCCCAGCACGCCGCCTGTCGTCACCATCGCCCCCACCAAGACGGTCAACGGGGTCTGGAGGAGCGAGGGCAGACAG GAAGCAGGGTCacgaggcagcagcagcagcgccggCCGCGAGCGCCTCATCTCGGAGCCCCCCCTCACACAGGAGAAAGCAGGGGGTCCCactgtcccttcccacctcctgGGGACACCCTACTCCTTCGGGCTGCCCCCCAGCTCCGTGGTCCAGGACTCCCGCTTCCCGCCACTCAA cctgcagcGGCCAGTCCACCACGTGGTGCCTCCCAGCGCGGTCACCGAGGATTACCTGCGGAGCTTCCGTCCCTACCACACGGCCGAGGACCTCCGCATGTCCTCCCTGCCGCCCCTCGGCCTTGACCCGGCCACCGCCGCTGCCTACTACCACCCCAGCTACCTGACACATCACCCCTTCCCACATCCTGCCTTCAG GATGGACGAGTCGTACTGCCTGTCGGCACTGCGGTCCCCCTTCTACCCGTTGCCAGCACCGGGCTCGCTGCCACCCCTGCACCCCTCAGCAATGCACCTGCACCTCTCGGGGGTACGGTACCCCCCCGAGCTctcccactcctccctctccGCCCTCCAGTCCGAGCGCATCTCCAGCCTCGCTGCCGAGAG GCTGCAAATGGATGAAGAGCTGCGGCAACGGGAGCGGGAGAGGGAACGGGAGCGGGAGAAGGAGCGGGAGCGAGAAGCCGACCGGGAGCGGGAGAAGGAGCGGGAACGGGAGCGGGAACGCGAGAAGGAGCTGGAACGCGAGCGGGAAAaggagcgggagcgggagctGGAGAGGCAACGGGAGCGTGCCCGGGAGAAGGAGCTGAGCATGGTGAAAGCCATGGAGGGGCCCTTCCTCCCTGTGGCGGAGCTGCACGGGCTGCGGGCGCTCCCGGCCGAGGAGCGGGGCAAGCCGGTGGAGCCGCTGGCACCTGGCAGACCAG ACAAACTCAAGGACTCGGTGCTGCCAACGCCAAAGCCCATCCAACACCCGCTGCATCCACCACCTGGCTCCCACCACCCCGTTCCCAGCCTCATCCCCAATCACAGTGTGTTCCCGCTGCCGGGGAGCAGCGCGGCCACAGCGCTGCTCATCCACCGCACCAATGAGGAGGAGAAGTGGCTGGCCCGGCAGCGCCGGCTGCGCCAGGAGAAGGAGGATCGGCAGTCCCAGGTCTCGGAGTTTCGGCAGCaagtgctggagcagcacctgGACATGGGGCGTGCCCCAAGCCAACCTGAGCCTGAACACCGGCCTGAGCATCCCAG gtCAGGATCAAGCCGCCACGAGCCAAGTAGCCGCGAGCCAGGGCAGCACTTTGGTGGGCCCCCACCGCTCAtctcccccaaaccccagcaccaCCCTGTTACCACATCCCTCTGGAACCCTGTGTCGTTGATGGAGAACCCCCCTGATCCCCCCCGGCGCCTCCCTGAGCCCCATGCCCTCCACAGCCACCCGGCCCCCTTCGAGCCCAGCCGTCAGGGCATCCCACTGGTGAAGGTGGAGAGGGTCTTCTGCCCCGAGAAGCTGGAGGAGGGGGCAAGAAAGAGGGATGCTCTGGAGAAATACCCCCCGGGACGGGAGCCTGGCGCCCCAGAGCATGGGGGCTTCACTCATACCCCTTTCCTAGCTGAGCTGGAAAAGTCCACTCAGAGCATCCTGAgccagcagagacccccagccccccctttccctgaggcCACCAAGCCCAGCTCACCCTACcggcccccccagccccgcacCCAGGACCCCATGTACATCTACGACGAGTTCGTGCAGCAGCACCGCAGGCTGGTCAGCAAACTGGACCTGGAGGAGCGCCGGCGGCGGGAGGCTCGTGAGAAAG ggtACTATTATGACCTGGACGACTCCTGCGACGACAGTGACGAGGAGGAGGTGCGGGCCCATCTCCGCTGCGTGGCCGAGCAACCCCCACTGAAGCTGGACACGTCGTCTGAG AAGCTGGAGTTCTTGCAGCTCTTTGGCCTCACCAcgcagcagcagaaggaggaaCTGTTGAGCCAGAAGCGGCGCAAACGCCGGCGGATGCTGCGGGAGCGGAGCCCGTCACCGCCCACGGTGCAGAACAAGCGCCGCACACCCTCCCCGCGCCTCCCGCTCTCCACCCGCTACAGCCCCGACGAGATGAACAACAGCCCCAACTTCGAGGAGAAGAAGCGCTTCCTCACCATCTTCAACCTCACGCACATCAGCgctgagaagaggaaag ACAAGGAAAAGCTGgtggagatgctccaggccaTGAAGCAGAAGACTACGCCGGCCGCCGTGGTGGTGAAGAGCTCCCCACGGGacagccccagtgcccccacCTCTG AGCCACCGATGCCACCGCTCCTGCTGGATCCAGATAAACCCGTGGGCATCGCCGTTTCTGTGCCAGAGGTGCCAAAGACGGCAGAACCCAGCAGGTTAGACCAGCTGAGACCTCAGGAGCTGCCGAGAGCCAAGGAATCGGGCACCGTGCCGGCGGAGAAACCCCGGCTGAGCGATGGGCACCCTGGGAAGAAGGCACTGAGCATCCTCAGCTACGTCAGGGGCCCCCTGCCCAAGGACATCCCGGTGCCACTGTCCCACAGCATGAATGGCAAGAGCAAGCCCTGGGAGCCCTTCATTGCCGAGGAGTTTGCCCATCAATTCCACGAGTCGGTGCTGCAGTCCACGCAGAAGGCGCTGCAGAAGCACAAAG GGGGAACGGCGGCACTGACGGCGGAACAGAACCACAAGCTTGACGCCTCCATCCACTACAACATCCCGGAGCTCCAGGCGTCCACCCGCCTGGCTGGGCCCCCCCACAACGGCACAGCTGAGGGGCCTCTGCCCCACCGACCACTGCCCCCGCTGCCCCGAGACTCGGCCTCCGAGGaagaggacgaggaggaggaggaggaggaagaggaggaagactACCCCAGGCCCAAGTGGCAAGGGATCGAGGCAATTTTCGAAGCTTACCAGGAACATATAGAAG AACAAAACCTGGAGCGCCAAGTGCTGCAGACGCAGTGCCGGCGGCTGGAGGCCCAGCACTACAGCCTGAGCCTGACAGCGGAGCAGCTGTCGCACAGCATGGCG GAGCTGAGGACCCAGAAGCAGAAGATGGTGTCGGAGCGGGAACGCCTGCAAGCCGAGCTGGATCACCTGCGGAAGTGCCTTGCCTTGCCTGCAATGCAGTGGTCTAGGGGTTATTTCAAGGGGTATCCCAGGTGA
- the GSE1 gene encoding genetic suppressor element 1 isoform X2 has translation MTPPELLAVAPPALLPKASSLSLETVATKPVAGEPRAAGAGESPGTGSAAPDIGQRTALDVEGADAGATSMSHEPKSPSLGMLSTATRTTATVSPLTPSPLNGSIVPNGSPAASSTLSVQAAPSSSFAAALRKLAKQAEEPRGSSLSSESSPVSSPATNHSSPASTPKRGPMGPIIVPPGGHSVPSTPPVVTIAPTKTVNGVWRSEGRQEAGSRGSSSSAGRERLISEPPLTQEKAGGPTVPSHLLGTPYSFGLPPSSVVQDSRFPPLNLQRPVHHVVPPSAVTEDYLRSFRPYHTAEDLRMSSLPPLGLDPATAAAYYHPSYLTHHPFPHPAFRMDESYCLSALRSPFYPLPAPGSLPPLHPSAMHLHLSGVRYPPELSHSSLSALQSERISSLAAERLQMDEELRQREREREREREKEREREADREREKEREREREREKELEREREKERERELERQRERAREKELSMVKAMEGPFLPVAELHGLRALPAEERGKPVEPLAPGRPDKLKDSVLPTPKPIQHPLHPPPGSHHPVPSLIPNHSVFPLPGSSAATALLIHRTNEEEKWLARQRRLRQEKEDRQSQVSEFRQQVLEQHLDMGRAPSQPEPEHRPEHPRSGSSRHEPSSREPGQHFGGPPPLISPKPQHHPVTTSLWNPVSLMENPPDPPRRLPEPHALHSHPAPFEPSRQGIPLVKVERVFCPEKLEEGARKRDALEKYPPGREPGAPEHGGFTHTPFLAELEKSTQSILSQQRPPAPPFPEATKPSSPYRPPQPRTQDPMYIYDEFVQQHRRLVSKLDLEERRRREAREKGYYYDLDDSCDDSDEEEVRAHLRCVAEQPPLKLDTSSEKLEFLQLFGLTTQQQKEELLSQKRRKRRRMLRERSPSPPTVQNKRRTPSPRLPLSTRYSPDEMNNSPNFEEKKRFLTIFNLTHISAEKRKASHATDKEKLVEMLQAMKQKTTPAAVVVKSSPRDSPSAPTSEPPMPPLLLDPDKPVGIAVSVPEVPKTAEPSRLDQLRPQELPRAKESGTVPAEKPRLSDGHPGKKALSILSYVRGPLPKDIPVPLSHSMNGKSKPWEPFIAEEFAHQFHESVLQSTQKALQKHKGGTAALTAEQNHKLDASIHYNIPELQASTRLAGPPHNGTAEGPLPHRPLPPLPRDSASEEEDEEEEEEEEEEDYPRPKWQGIEAIFEAYQEHIEEQNLERQVLQTQCRRLEAQHYSLSLTAEQLSHSMAELRTQKQKMVSERERLQAELDHLRKCLALPAMQWSRGYFKGYPR, from the exons GCATGAGCCATGAGCCGAAGTCGCCGTCCCTAGGAATGCTCTCCACTGCCACCCGCACCACTGCCACCGTCAGCCCCCTCACCCCGTCCCCCCTCAATGGCTCCATCGTCCCCAAtggcagccctgcagccagcAGCACTTTGTCCGTCCAGGCAGCACCTTCCTCCAGCTTCGCCGCCGCTCTCCGCAAGCTCGCCAAGCAAGCCGAGGAGCCCCGAG gGTCCTCACTAAGCAGTGAGTCATCCCCcgtctcctctccagccaccAACCACAGCTCCCCTGCCAGCACCCCCAAACGTGGCCCcatgggccccatcattgtgCCCCCAGGGGGGCACAGCGTGCCCAGCACGCCGCCTGTCGTCACCATCGCCCCCACCAAGACGGTCAACGGGGTCTGGAGGAGCGAGGGCAGACAG GAAGCAGGGTCacgaggcagcagcagcagcgccggCCGCGAGCGCCTCATCTCGGAGCCCCCCCTCACACAGGAGAAAGCAGGGGGTCCCactgtcccttcccacctcctgGGGACACCCTACTCCTTCGGGCTGCCCCCCAGCTCCGTGGTCCAGGACTCCCGCTTCCCGCCACTCAA cctgcagcGGCCAGTCCACCACGTGGTGCCTCCCAGCGCGGTCACCGAGGATTACCTGCGGAGCTTCCGTCCCTACCACACGGCCGAGGACCTCCGCATGTCCTCCCTGCCGCCCCTCGGCCTTGACCCGGCCACCGCCGCTGCCTACTACCACCCCAGCTACCTGACACATCACCCCTTCCCACATCCTGCCTTCAG GATGGACGAGTCGTACTGCCTGTCGGCACTGCGGTCCCCCTTCTACCCGTTGCCAGCACCGGGCTCGCTGCCACCCCTGCACCCCTCAGCAATGCACCTGCACCTCTCGGGGGTACGGTACCCCCCCGAGCTctcccactcctccctctccGCCCTCCAGTCCGAGCGCATCTCCAGCCTCGCTGCCGAGAG GCTGCAAATGGATGAAGAGCTGCGGCAACGGGAGCGGGAGAGGGAACGGGAGCGGGAGAAGGAGCGGGAGCGAGAAGCCGACCGGGAGCGGGAGAAGGAGCGGGAACGGGAGCGGGAACGCGAGAAGGAGCTGGAACGCGAGCGGGAAAaggagcgggagcgggagctGGAGAGGCAACGGGAGCGTGCCCGGGAGAAGGAGCTGAGCATGGTGAAAGCCATGGAGGGGCCCTTCCTCCCTGTGGCGGAGCTGCACGGGCTGCGGGCGCTCCCGGCCGAGGAGCGGGGCAAGCCGGTGGAGCCGCTGGCACCTGGCAGACCAG ACAAACTCAAGGACTCGGTGCTGCCAACGCCAAAGCCCATCCAACACCCGCTGCATCCACCACCTGGCTCCCACCACCCCGTTCCCAGCCTCATCCCCAATCACAGTGTGTTCCCGCTGCCGGGGAGCAGCGCGGCCACAGCGCTGCTCATCCACCGCACCAATGAGGAGGAGAAGTGGCTGGCCCGGCAGCGCCGGCTGCGCCAGGAGAAGGAGGATCGGCAGTCCCAGGTCTCGGAGTTTCGGCAGCaagtgctggagcagcacctgGACATGGGGCGTGCCCCAAGCCAACCTGAGCCTGAACACCGGCCTGAGCATCCCAG gtCAGGATCAAGCCGCCACGAGCCAAGTAGCCGCGAGCCAGGGCAGCACTTTGGTGGGCCCCCACCGCTCAtctcccccaaaccccagcaccaCCCTGTTACCACATCCCTCTGGAACCCTGTGTCGTTGATGGAGAACCCCCCTGATCCCCCCCGGCGCCTCCCTGAGCCCCATGCCCTCCACAGCCACCCGGCCCCCTTCGAGCCCAGCCGTCAGGGCATCCCACTGGTGAAGGTGGAGAGGGTCTTCTGCCCCGAGAAGCTGGAGGAGGGGGCAAGAAAGAGGGATGCTCTGGAGAAATACCCCCCGGGACGGGAGCCTGGCGCCCCAGAGCATGGGGGCTTCACTCATACCCCTTTCCTAGCTGAGCTGGAAAAGTCCACTCAGAGCATCCTGAgccagcagagacccccagccccccctttccctgaggcCACCAAGCCCAGCTCACCCTACcggcccccccagccccgcacCCAGGACCCCATGTACATCTACGACGAGTTCGTGCAGCAGCACCGCAGGCTGGTCAGCAAACTGGACCTGGAGGAGCGCCGGCGGCGGGAGGCTCGTGAGAAAG ggtACTATTATGACCTGGACGACTCCTGCGACGACAGTGACGAGGAGGAGGTGCGGGCCCATCTCCGCTGCGTGGCCGAGCAACCCCCACTGAAGCTGGACACGTCGTCTGAG AAGCTGGAGTTCTTGCAGCTCTTTGGCCTCACCAcgcagcagcagaaggaggaaCTGTTGAGCCAGAAGCGGCGCAAACGCCGGCGGATGCTGCGGGAGCGGAGCCCGTCACCGCCCACGGTGCAGAACAAGCGCCGCACACCCTCCCCGCGCCTCCCGCTCTCCACCCGCTACAGCCCCGACGAGATGAACAACAGCCCCAACTTCGAGGAGAAGAAGCGCTTCCTCACCATCTTCAACCTCACGCACATCAGCgctgagaagaggaaag CTTCCCATGCCACAGACAAGGAAAAGCTGgtggagatgctccaggccaTGAAGCAGAAGACTACGCCGGCCGCCGTGGTGGTGAAGAGCTCCCCACGGGacagccccagtgcccccacCTCTG AGCCACCGATGCCACCGCTCCTGCTGGATCCAGATAAACCCGTGGGCATCGCCGTTTCTGTGCCAGAGGTGCCAAAGACGGCAGAACCCAGCAGGTTAGACCAGCTGAGACCTCAGGAGCTGCCGAGAGCCAAGGAATCGGGCACCGTGCCGGCGGAGAAACCCCGGCTGAGCGATGGGCACCCTGGGAAGAAGGCACTGAGCATCCTCAGCTACGTCAGGGGCCCCCTGCCCAAGGACATCCCGGTGCCACTGTCCCACAGCATGAATGGCAAGAGCAAGCCCTGGGAGCCCTTCATTGCCGAGGAGTTTGCCCATCAATTCCACGAGTCGGTGCTGCAGTCCACGCAGAAGGCGCTGCAGAAGCACAAAG GGGGAACGGCGGCACTGACGGCGGAACAGAACCACAAGCTTGACGCCTCCATCCACTACAACATCCCGGAGCTCCAGGCGTCCACCCGCCTGGCTGGGCCCCCCCACAACGGCACAGCTGAGGGGCCTCTGCCCCACCGACCACTGCCCCCGCTGCCCCGAGACTCGGCCTCCGAGGaagaggacgaggaggaggaggaggaggaagaggaggaagactACCCCAGGCCCAAGTGGCAAGGGATCGAGGCAATTTTCGAAGCTTACCAGGAACATATAGAAG AACAAAACCTGGAGCGCCAAGTGCTGCAGACGCAGTGCCGGCGGCTGGAGGCCCAGCACTACAGCCTGAGCCTGACAGCGGAGCAGCTGTCGCACAGCATGGCG GAGCTGAGGACCCAGAAGCAGAAGATGGTGTCGGAGCGGGAACGCCTGCAAGCCGAGCTGGATCACCTGCGGAAGTGCCTTGCCTTGCCTGCAATGCAGTGGTCTAGGGGTTATTTCAAGGGGTATCCCAGGTGA
- the GSE1 gene encoding genetic suppressor element 1 isoform X6: MEERSPRWTARPAGMSHEPKSPSLGMLSTATRTTATVSPLTPSPLNGSIVPNGSPAASSTLSVQAAPSSSFAAALRKLAKQAEEPRGSSLSSESSPVSSPATNHSSPASTPKRGPMGPIIVPPGGHSVPSTPPVVTIAPTKTVNGVWRSEGRQQEAGSRGSSSSAGRERLISEPPLTQEKAGGPTVPSHLLGTPYSFGLPPSSVVQDSRFPPLNLQRPVHHVVPPSAVTEDYLRSFRPYHTAEDLRMSSLPPLGLDPATAAAYYHPSYLTHHPFPHPAFRMDESYCLSALRSPFYPLPAPGSLPPLHPSAMHLHLSGVRYPPELSHSSLSALQSERISSLAAERLQMDEELRQREREREREREKEREREADREREKEREREREREKELEREREKERERELERQRERAREKELSMVKAMEGPFLPVAELHGLRALPAEERGKPVEPLAPGRPDKLKDSVLPTPKPIQHPLHPPPGSHHPVPSLIPNHSVFPLPGSSAATALLIHRTNEEEKWLARQRRLRQEKEDRQSQVSEFRQQVLEQHLDMGRAPSQPEPEHRPEHPRSGSSRHEPSSREPGQHFGGPPPLISPKPQHHPVTTSLWNPVSLMENPPDPPRRLPEPHALHSHPAPFEPSRQGIPLVKVERVFCPEKLEEGARKRDALEKYPPGREPGAPEHGGFTHTPFLAELEKSTQSILSQQRPPAPPFPEATKPSSPYRPPQPRTQDPMYIYDEFVQQHRRLVSKLDLEERRRREAREKGYYYDLDDSCDDSDEEEVRAHLRCVAEQPPLKLDTSSEKLEFLQLFGLTTQQQKEELLSQKRRKRRRMLRERSPSPPTVQNKRRTPSPRLPLSTRYSPDEMNNSPNFEEKKRFLTIFNLTHISAEKRKASHATDKEKLVEMLQAMKQKTTPAAVVVKSSPRDSPSAPTSEPPMPPLLLDPDKPVGIAVSVPEVPKTAEPSRLDQLRPQELPRAKESGTVPAEKPRLSDGHPGKKALSILSYVRGPLPKDIPVPLSHSMNGKSKPWEPFIAEEFAHQFHESVLQSTQKALQKHKGGTAALTAEQNHKLDASIHYNIPELQASTRLAGPPHNGTAEGPLPHRPLPPLPRDSASEEEDEEEEEEEEEEDYPRPKWQGIEAIFEAYQEHIEEQNLERQVLQTQCRRLEAQHYSLSLTAEQLSHSMAELRTQKQKMVSERERLQAELDHLRKCLALPAMQWSRGYFKGYPR; this comes from the exons GCATGAGCCATGAGCCGAAGTCGCCGTCCCTAGGAATGCTCTCCACTGCCACCCGCACCACTGCCACCGTCAGCCCCCTCACCCCGTCCCCCCTCAATGGCTCCATCGTCCCCAAtggcagccctgcagccagcAGCACTTTGTCCGTCCAGGCAGCACCTTCCTCCAGCTTCGCCGCCGCTCTCCGCAAGCTCGCCAAGCAAGCCGAGGAGCCCCGAG gGTCCTCACTAAGCAGTGAGTCATCCCCcgtctcctctccagccaccAACCACAGCTCCCCTGCCAGCACCCCCAAACGTGGCCCcatgggccccatcattgtgCCCCCAGGGGGGCACAGCGTGCCCAGCACGCCGCCTGTCGTCACCATCGCCCCCACCAAGACGGTCAACGGGGTCTGGAGGAGCGAGGGCAGACAG CAGGAAGCAGGGTCacgaggcagcagcagcagcgccggCCGCGAGCGCCTCATCTCGGAGCCCCCCCTCACACAGGAGAAAGCAGGGGGTCCCactgtcccttcccacctcctgGGGACACCCTACTCCTTCGGGCTGCCCCCCAGCTCCGTGGTCCAGGACTCCCGCTTCCCGCCACTCAA cctgcagcGGCCAGTCCACCACGTGGTGCCTCCCAGCGCGGTCACCGAGGATTACCTGCGGAGCTTCCGTCCCTACCACACGGCCGAGGACCTCCGCATGTCCTCCCTGCCGCCCCTCGGCCTTGACCCGGCCACCGCCGCTGCCTACTACCACCCCAGCTACCTGACACATCACCCCTTCCCACATCCTGCCTTCAG GATGGACGAGTCGTACTGCCTGTCGGCACTGCGGTCCCCCTTCTACCCGTTGCCAGCACCGGGCTCGCTGCCACCCCTGCACCCCTCAGCAATGCACCTGCACCTCTCGGGGGTACGGTACCCCCCCGAGCTctcccactcctccctctccGCCCTCCAGTCCGAGCGCATCTCCAGCCTCGCTGCCGAGAG GCTGCAAATGGATGAAGAGCTGCGGCAACGGGAGCGGGAGAGGGAACGGGAGCGGGAGAAGGAGCGGGAGCGAGAAGCCGACCGGGAGCGGGAGAAGGAGCGGGAACGGGAGCGGGAACGCGAGAAGGAGCTGGAACGCGAGCGGGAAAaggagcgggagcgggagctGGAGAGGCAACGGGAGCGTGCCCGGGAGAAGGAGCTGAGCATGGTGAAAGCCATGGAGGGGCCCTTCCTCCCTGTGGCGGAGCTGCACGGGCTGCGGGCGCTCCCGGCCGAGGAGCGGGGCAAGCCGGTGGAGCCGCTGGCACCTGGCAGACCAG ACAAACTCAAGGACTCGGTGCTGCCAACGCCAAAGCCCATCCAACACCCGCTGCATCCACCACCTGGCTCCCACCACCCCGTTCCCAGCCTCATCCCCAATCACAGTGTGTTCCCGCTGCCGGGGAGCAGCGCGGCCACAGCGCTGCTCATCCACCGCACCAATGAGGAGGAGAAGTGGCTGGCCCGGCAGCGCCGGCTGCGCCAGGAGAAGGAGGATCGGCAGTCCCAGGTCTCGGAGTTTCGGCAGCaagtgctggagcagcacctgGACATGGGGCGTGCCCCAAGCCAACCTGAGCCTGAACACCGGCCTGAGCATCCCAG gtCAGGATCAAGCCGCCACGAGCCAAGTAGCCGCGAGCCAGGGCAGCACTTTGGTGGGCCCCCACCGCTCAtctcccccaaaccccagcaccaCCCTGTTACCACATCCCTCTGGAACCCTGTGTCGTTGATGGAGAACCCCCCTGATCCCCCCCGGCGCCTCCCTGAGCCCCATGCCCTCCACAGCCACCCGGCCCCCTTCGAGCCCAGCCGTCAGGGCATCCCACTGGTGAAGGTGGAGAGGGTCTTCTGCCCCGAGAAGCTGGAGGAGGGGGCAAGAAAGAGGGATGCTCTGGAGAAATACCCCCCGGGACGGGAGCCTGGCGCCCCAGAGCATGGGGGCTTCACTCATACCCCTTTCCTAGCTGAGCTGGAAAAGTCCACTCAGAGCATCCTGAgccagcagagacccccagccccccctttccctgaggcCACCAAGCCCAGCTCACCCTACcggcccccccagccccgcacCCAGGACCCCATGTACATCTACGACGAGTTCGTGCAGCAGCACCGCAGGCTGGTCAGCAAACTGGACCTGGAGGAGCGCCGGCGGCGGGAGGCTCGTGAGAAAG ggtACTATTATGACCTGGACGACTCCTGCGACGACAGTGACGAGGAGGAGGTGCGGGCCCATCTCCGCTGCGTGGCCGAGCAACCCCCACTGAAGCTGGACACGTCGTCTGAG AAGCTGGAGTTCTTGCAGCTCTTTGGCCTCACCAcgcagcagcagaaggaggaaCTGTTGAGCCAGAAGCGGCGCAAACGCCGGCGGATGCTGCGGGAGCGGAGCCCGTCACCGCCCACGGTGCAGAACAAGCGCCGCACACCCTCCCCGCGCCTCCCGCTCTCCACCCGCTACAGCCCCGACGAGATGAACAACAGCCCCAACTTCGAGGAGAAGAAGCGCTTCCTCACCATCTTCAACCTCACGCACATCAGCgctgagaagaggaaag CTTCCCATGCCACAGACAAGGAAAAGCTGgtggagatgctccaggccaTGAAGCAGAAGACTACGCCGGCCGCCGTGGTGGTGAAGAGCTCCCCACGGGacagccccagtgcccccacCTCTG AGCCACCGATGCCACCGCTCCTGCTGGATCCAGATAAACCCGTGGGCATCGCCGTTTCTGTGCCAGAGGTGCCAAAGACGGCAGAACCCAGCAGGTTAGACCAGCTGAGACCTCAGGAGCTGCCGAGAGCCAAGGAATCGGGCACCGTGCCGGCGGAGAAACCCCGGCTGAGCGATGGGCACCCTGGGAAGAAGGCACTGAGCATCCTCAGCTACGTCAGGGGCCCCCTGCCCAAGGACATCCCGGTGCCACTGTCCCACAGCATGAATGGCAAGAGCAAGCCCTGGGAGCCCTTCATTGCCGAGGAGTTTGCCCATCAATTCCACGAGTCGGTGCTGCAGTCCACGCAGAAGGCGCTGCAGAAGCACAAAG GGGGAACGGCGGCACTGACGGCGGAACAGAACCACAAGCTTGACGCCTCCATCCACTACAACATCCCGGAGCTCCAGGCGTCCACCCGCCTGGCTGGGCCCCCCCACAACGGCACAGCTGAGGGGCCTCTGCCCCACCGACCACTGCCCCCGCTGCCCCGAGACTCGGCCTCCGAGGaagaggacgaggaggaggaggaggaggaagaggaggaagactACCCCAGGCCCAAGTGGCAAGGGATCGAGGCAATTTTCGAAGCTTACCAGGAACATATAGAAG AACAAAACCTGGAGCGCCAAGTGCTGCAGACGCAGTGCCGGCGGCTGGAGGCCCAGCACTACAGCCTGAGCCTGACAGCGGAGCAGCTGTCGCACAGCATGGCG GAGCTGAGGACCCAGAAGCAGAAGATGGTGTCGGAGCGGGAACGCCTGCAAGCCGAGCTGGATCACCTGCGGAAGTGCCTTGCCTTGCCTGCAATGCAGTGGTCTAGGGGTTATTTCAAGGGGTATCCCAGGTGA